TTCAGGCGGTTGTCAGGTGTTTGACTGTGGTCCACTTCTGGTACAGCTTGCAGACTTCTGCCAATAAGAAAGTGAGCAGGAGTTAATGGTTCTAGATCTGAAGGGTCATTAGATAGAGGAGTTAAGGGACGGGAATTCAAGCATTGTTCGACTTGAGCTAGGAGCGTTAACATGCTTTCTTGTGTGATACTTATGGTTCCGATACTTCTGATGATGTGTTTCTTGGCCGATTTAACTGCTGCTTCCCAAAGACCACCAAAATGTGGTGCACGCGGTGGGATGAATTTCCAATTCAGTTCGTTGTTTGTGCACCAGTTGAAGATTTCTGCGCGGTCGGCTTCGTTGCACTTGAACATTTGATAGACTCGGTGAAGTTCGTGTGATGCTCCCTTGAAGGTCGTTGCATTATCCGAGTGCAGCTCACATATCCTTCCACGACGTGCAATTAGGCGACGAAGTGCTCCAAGAAAGGCCGCTGTTGTAAGATCTCCTACCAGCTCGATGTGCACGGCTTTAGTTGCAAAACAGACAAATATTGCAATGTACGCCTTTGTTGGGCTCCTGTTGCGAATCGTTGCCTTTAACAGGACTGGCCCACAGTAGTCGACACCGCATACAGTGAATGGGGTTGTTGGAGAAACTCTCGTTGATGGTAGATCTGCAACACATTGTCTCACCAGAGTTGGTTTGGCTTTAAAGCACGCATGGCAGTGGTGATAGACGGACTTTGATAAACTGCGTCCACCGATGATCCAAAATCTCTGTCGGAGAGATGCCAATAACAATTGAGGGCCAGCATGCAGTAACTGCAAATGGTATGCAGTTGCCAATAATGATGCTAAGGGATGCTTCGAATCCAATAAGATGGGATGTTTTGTAGCATCCGGTATATCTGCGTTCCTAAGCCGGCCACCGACGCGAAGGGTACCCGATGGGTCAATAAATGGTAAAACCCATTTCAGCTTCGAATTTCTTAAACATGCCTTGCCATGTGTAAGGTTGTGTAGGTCGTCTGGAAACGAATCTAATTGCGATAACTGACATAAACGCAATTCCGCCTGCTGGAGTTCTTCTACCGTGAGTAGAGGAATGGATGATGATAATTTCTCTACCGATCGAGGGGTGATATCATCGCTGGCTCGGATGTTTGCACCCTTGAAATCACGCAAACGATGTATGTATCGCATGCAATATGCCATAACCCGCCGAAGTTTGCTATAGCTGGAGAATCTCGAAAACAGCATGTTACGGAAGTCATCTACTGTTGAAATTGCTGCAATTCGCGTAGACACCAATCTTTCTTCGGGAACGTCCAATATTTCCGCCGAAGGAAGTGGATCCTTGGGCCAATTTTCCGGTTTCTCTGCTAACCATTTTGGACCATGCCACCATCGTTGACAAACTAACAGCTTCTGTGCATCAAGGCCACGTGAGACATCATCTGCTGGATTATCAACACCTGGTACATGTTTCCAGCTCTGGATTTCTGTTTCTCCTTGAATTTTAGCGATTCGGTTAGCCACAAAAGGCTTCCAACGGTTTGGAGGGGATTTAAGCCAATAAAGGACGGTCATCGAATCTGTCCAACAGATAGTAACCGTAAAGATGCTGAGTGATCGACTAACCTTGTGATATAGTTGAGTCGCCAGGCGCGCTGCACAAAGTTCCAACCGAGCAATGGAGTGAGTATTAGCTAACGCAACCACCTTAGATTTAGCTGCTAATAGCTGAACAGTGACGCGATGATTTGTCTCTGATCGAATGTAACAACATGTTCCGTAGGCCCTCTGGGACGCGTCAGCGGAGATGTGTAGTTGTACATTGGTAGCCTTGTATTGTGAAATAAACCGAGGAACTTGCAACTCCAGAAGAAGGTTCAATGATGAATGAAACTTCCGCCATTGCTCCCGAAGCGATGAAGGCAATTCTCGGTCCCAGTCCCATGGCTTGCCGTCGTGCTTTAGTGCCCATAATTGTTGCATAAACAATTTTCCGATGAGAATGGCTGGTCCTATCAGCCCGAGTGGGTCAAAAAGCTTAGCAATACATGAACACGTGATCCTTTTTGTAAGGACATCTGGTACTGGTGGTAACTCAACTCTGCACCGAAATGTATCACTTATTGGCTCCCAGGTGATACCCAATGCTGAGACTGCTAGAGTATCTTGCCATTCATGAGTAAGTAGTGTCGCTAGATCCTCCTGTGGGACACTTGTCAGTGCCGCTCGATTATTTGATGCCCATTTTTTCAACACGAATCCCGCCGAACGTAACATTGCGGAGATTTCCCTTTGAATCTTGATGGCATCTGATAGATCTTCTGCCCCAGACAAGAGATCATCCAtgtaaaaatcattcattacCGAGTTCGCTGCCCGTGGGTACTCGTCCTGATGATCTTGTGCGATCTGCCGCAACGTCCTAGTCGCCAAAAACGGAGCTGAAGCAGTGCCATAAGTGACCGTCTGTAGTTCATAGGTATCTGTTAACGAAAATTGTAGGCGAGAATTAAATTGGCGTTCGATTTGGTTTAGTTCTAAAGCAATACTAATCTATATTTCTCTTAATCGGTATTCTTAATTCTATTCCCATTCGGGTTCGCTCGTGAGCGCCGTTTACATATTCCGCTTGGCCACTTCAGGCTGATCCTATCTCAATCCTTAACAGTATCTATAGGATCATTCGGGTTCTCTCGATACAGAATGCGCAGAAAGTTTCTATCTCGACTGTCGTGAAGGATTTGCCGGTACATTTTTTCGACGTCCGCGGTAATAGCAATTGCGTGAGATCGAAAGCGCAGCATGATGGTGAAAAGATCTTGCTGGATAACGGGACCAACAAGAAGCTTGTCGTTTAAAGAGACACCGGTAGAGGTCTTGCACGACGCATCGAACACAACTCGAACCTTTGTGCTGGTACTCTTCTCTTTAAAAACTGCGTGGTGAGGAAGGTAGTAGTGAGggcaatcatcatcaacagGATTAGGCATTTTCTTCATATGCCCCAATTTCTCGTATTCCTTCATAAACGCAGAATATGGTCCCTTCATCTGAGGGTTGGCTTCCAAACGTCGTTCTACTGCAAGGAACCTGCGTTTTGCGATCTCTCTCGAGGATCCTAAAACGATACTCGGAATAGGATTAATTGGCAAGCAAACAACATACCTCCCCGATGCATTACGAGTTGTAGTAGATACGTAATGTTTCTCGCAGCTGTCCTCTTCCACCGAATAAACAGGATCATCCGGTATGGTCTCGTTTTCCCAAAACCGTGTCATTATTGCTTCCAATGTTTGCTCGGTCGTTACAATATGACATATACGAGATGTGTGTGATGACTGCGATGTATTTCCTGCTACAGCCCATCCGAAATGCGTCTCCACTAGCCATGGTCTACCAGGGCCCAATGAACGCTTGTGCCCAGTGTGTAGCTCCCAGAAAGCGTCACCACCTATGACGACATCAATCCTGCCAGGAATGTGATACGTGGGATCCGCTAGTGTCACATTCGTCATGTCCCAGGATGATACATCGATTGGTGAAGTTGGTATGTCCGATGACGGTGTTTCCAATACAAGTAGTTCCAACTGAGTGGCGAAGTGTTGAGTTTTGGATCGAACGGTTGCCGTGATCGATCCCCTTACATGTTGAATAGCTTTCCCGATGCCAGAAACGGAAACATTCACCTTGGTGCGGGTGGTCATTAGTTTCCTAGCCAGAGCTTCCGAAACAAAGTTAGACATCGAGCCCGAATCAAGCAGTGCTCTTGCCTCGTGCTGCCTTCCATAATCGTCCAAAATATACACTATGGCCGTTTCCAAGAACACCATTTCGTCCTCCGATTGAGCCGCCATAGTAATCTTCGGTTGTGATGCTTGATGAAGCAGCGTGTGATGGCGTTCATGACATGAACGACAAGTGTAATATGACTTACACCCTTTAACCTGATGAGAACCACTGAGGCAGTTCCAACATAATCCCTTTGACTTTACAATGTCCCGCCGCTGTTGTGTATCGTTGGTGAGAAAGGCCGGACAATTACGTAGCAAATGAGCTTCCGAACAATTTAATGGACATTTCAGCGGTTGAGAACTGGTGGTGGAGGTAGGAGAACTAGATGAAGAACCTTGCGTTGCAGCAGCATTTGTAATCGATTTTCGATGCGTTATAGGGTGACGTTGGTTGCCGGCCACCTTGACATCCGCAGGCGTTGCTTCACTACAGAATCTCTTAGCAGATTTTAAAATCTGGATCCGTTCATGTAGGAAATCGACTATATCTTTGTACTGATCCTTATCAAAAGTCACCGAATGTTCCTCCCAGGCCAGAAGAGTAGCAGAATCCAATTTCATTAGCAGCAGATTTGACAGTGGTGTGTCCCAAGATTCGATCGGCTCGCGCAACTTTACCAAACCGCTAACATGACGAGTAAATTCATCCACCAAATGTGCTAAGTCATTGACACAACCCGTTTGCACTGCAGGAAAATGGTGGAGCTTACGATAATACTCGCGAATGAGCGATCTTGAGTTATCGTACCGTTTCAGTAATGAAGCCCACGTTACTGAATAATTATCTGCCGTTAAATTAGTGTGTTCATAAGGAATTGCCGCTTCACCCTTTAACGACGATAATAGATATTGGAGCTTGCAATCGAAGGGAGTTCCGTAGAAGCGTCTATCATGCCAATGAACCGATCGCGAAAAGAAAGCCATTTTGAATAATCACCATCAAAAGTAGGCAGGTCGATCTTAGGGAAACGGAGGTTCGACACATTTGGTTTACTAAACGCGAACGTGGATGAACTTGGCATCATCGTTGATTCATTCAGTGGGTTCGACTCCCTTGGCAGCTTGTCTCGCAAAAACGCGCGAAGATGTCGGCATCGATCGTCCATTGCGATTCTTTCCTGAATGCTTGCATCGATAGCCTCACAGCTATCGTCCAGCTCCATTAACTGCGTAATCGCGCCAAAATAATCGTCCTTGTACCGTTCTAAGCACTCTAACGCATCAGACACTTCATTTGTGACACTTTCCGTGAACGAGGACTCGAATTTCTCCAACGCCTTTATGTGCTCTTCTGCGATCCTCTTCTTCAGCTGCGctgctttcttcttcttatccATCGCAAACCGTTCACTATCACCGAATATAGTTTAGCACGACTAACACTCCACTCCTAACACAGAACCAATCGAGGAAACGATACGCGCGATAACAGGTAACACTGATGCGTGCGAAGACACTTATGTGTGTGTAACGTGCGGATAGTAGCGTTCGAAGCGTGGTCTACCGATGACCTTGCACAACCGTTGCTCTTGTTGCCGAGCGCACTACGACCCGATACTCTTGATGCAGAGCGTTATCACTTGCTCGTGATGCcgagcacaacacaaaaatgttCTTGACACTGAATTACACCTATCCTtaatccggttcgaaggaccaaaatgTTCGATATTGCAATTTTCACCAAGGATAGATGTAACCCCGTCGAAGGTCCAGTTGAAACTCGTTTATTCCTAAGTCAATGTAcagttcatttagaattcatTTGATAGTTCATCTGCTATGTCATTCCCATTATCCGGTTCGTCTATACTTGTTACTTAATTTCCTAGCTTCCTAATCCTAATAATTCAAAcaggatggtcgatggatgcaaaagtcaaaagctattgaatgacaaagtcactactcgcggaccacaattcaaaagtaccaagttcaaatcggatggtcgatggatgcgaaagtcaaaagctattgaatgacaaagtcactactcgcggacctcaattcaaaagtaccaagtgcaaattggatggtcgatggatgcgaaagtcaaaagctattgaatgacaaagtcactactcgcggaccacaattcaaaagtactaagttcaagtcggatggtcgatggatgcgaaagtcaaaagctattgaatgacaaagtcactactcgcggacctcaattcaaaagtactaagttcaaatcggatggtcgatggatgcgacagTCAAAAgttatggaatgacaaagtcactactcgcggacctcaattcaaaagtaccaatttcgaatcggatggtcgatggatgcgaaagtcaaaagctattgaatgacaaagtcactactcgcggaccacaattcaaaagtaccaagttcaaatcggatggtcgatggatgcgaaagtcaaaagctattgaatgacaaagtcactactcgcggacctcaattcaaaagtaccaagttcaaatcggatggtcgatggatgcgaaagtcaaaagctattgaatgacaaagtcactactcgcggaccacaattcaaaagtaccaagttcaaatcggatggtcgatggatgcaaaagtcaaaagctatggaatgacaaagtcactactcgcggacctcaattcaaaagtaccaagttcaaatcggatggtcgatggatgcgaaagtcaaaagctattgaatgacaaagtcactactcgcggacctcaattcaaaagtactaagttcaaatcgaatggtcgatggatgcgaaagtcaaaagctattgaatgacaaagtcactactcgcggacctcaattcaaaagtaccaagttcaaatcggatggtcgatggaagcgaaagtcaaaagctattgaatgacaaagtcactgctcgcgaacctcaattcaaaagtaccaagttcaaatcggatggtcgatggatgcgaaagtcaaaagctattgaatgacaaagtcactactcgcggacctcaattcaaaagtaccaagttcaaatcggatggtcgatggatgcgaaagtcaaaagctattgaatgacaaagtcactactcgcggaccacaattcaaaagtaccaagttcaaatcggatggtcgatggatgcgaaagtcaaaagctattgaatgacaaagtcactactcgcggaccacaattcaaaagtaccaagttcaaatcggatggtcgatggatgcgaaagtcaaaagctattgaatgacaaagtcactgctcgcgaacctcaattcaaaagtaccaagttcaaatcggatggtcgatggatgcgaaagtcaaaagctattgaatgacaaagtcactactcgcggacctcaattcaaaagtaccaagttcaaatcggatggtcgatggatgcgaaagtcaaaagctattgaatgacaaagtcactactcgcggaccacaattcaaaagtaccaagttcaaatcggatggtcgatggatgcgaaagtcaaaagctattgaatgacaaagtcactactcgcggaccacaattcaaaagtaccaagttcaaatcggatggtcgatggatgcgaaagtcaaaagctattgaatgacaaagtcactactcgcggacctcaattcaaaagtaccaagttcaaatcggatggtcgatggatgcgacagTCAAAAgttatggaatgacaaagtcactactcgcggacctcaattcaaaagtaccaatttcgaatcggatggtcgatggatgcgaaaatcaaaagctattgaatgacaaagtcactactcgcggaccacaattcaaaagtaccaagttcaaatcggatggtcgatggatgcaaaagtcaaaagctatggaatgacaaagtcactactcgcggacctcaattcaaaagtaccaagttcaaatcggatggtcgatggatgcgaaagtcaaaagctattgaatgacaaagtcactactcgcggacctcaattcaaaagtactaagttcaaatcgaatggtcgatggatgcgaaagtcaaaagctattgaatgacaaagtcactactcgcggacctcaattcaaaagtaccaagttcaaatcggatggtcgatggaagcgaaagtcaaaagctattgaatgacaaagtcactgctcgcgaacctcaattcaaaagtaccaagttcaaatcggatggtcgatggatgcgaaagtcaaaagctattgaatgacaaagtcactactcgcggacctcaattcaaaagtaccaagttcaaatcggatggtcgatggatgcgaaagtcaaaagctattgaatgacaaagtcactactcgcggaccacaattcaaaagtaccaagttcaaatcggatggtcgatggatgcgaaagtcaaaagctattgaatgacaacgtcactactcgcggaccacaattcaaaagtaccaagttcaaatcggatggtcgatggatgcgaaagtcaaaagctattgaatgacaaagtcactactcgcggacctcaattcaaaagtaccaagttcaaatcggatggtcgatggatgcgaaagtcaaaagctattgaatgacaaagtcactactcgcggacctcaattcaaaagtactaagttcaaatcgaatggtcgatggatgcgaaagtcaaaagctattgaatgacaaagtcactactcgcggacctcaattcaaaagtaccaagttcaaatcggatggtcgatggaagcgaaagtcaaaagctattgaatgacaaagtcactgctcgcgaacctcaattcaaaagtaccaagttcaaatcggatggtcgatggatgcgaaagtcaaaagctattgaatgacaaagtcactactcgcggacctcaattcaaaagtactaagttcaaatcgaatggtcgatggatgcgaaagtcaaaagctattgaatgacaaagtcactactcgcggacctcaattcaaaagtaccaagttcaaatcggatggtcgatggaagcgaaagtcaaaagctattgaatgacaaagtcactgctcgcgaacctcaattcaaaagtaccaagttcaaatcggatggtcgatggatgcgaaagtcaaaagctattgaatgacaaagtcactactcgcggacctcaattcaaaagtaccaagttcaaatcggatggtcgatggatgtgaaagtcaaaagctattgaatgacaaaatcactactcgcgaacctcaattcaaaagtaccaagttcaaatcggatggtcgatggatgcgaaagtcaaaagctattgaatgacaaagtcactacttgcggacctcaattcgaaagttccaagttcaaatcggatggtcgatggatgcgaaagtcaaaagctattgaatgacaaagtcactactcgcggacctcaattcaaaagtaccaagttcaaatcggatggtcgatggaagcgaaagtcaaaagctattgaatgacaaagtcactgctcgcgaacctcaattcaaaagtaccaagttcaaatcggatggtcgatggatgcgaaagtcaaaagctattgaatgacaaagtcactactcgcggacctcaattcaaaagtactaagttcaaatcgaatggtcgatggatgcgaaagtcaaaagctatggattgacaaagtcactactcgcggacctcaattcaaaagtaccaagttcaagtcggatggtcgatggatgcgaaagtcaaaagctattgaatgaaaaagtcactactcgcggacctcaattcaaaagttccaagttcaagttgaatggtcgatggatgcgaaagtcaaaagctattgaatgacaaagtcactactcgcggacctcaattcaaaagtaccaagttcaaatcggatggtcgatggatgcgaaagtcaaaagctattgaatgacaaagtcactactcgcggacctcaattcaaaagtactaagttcaaatcgaatggtcgatggatgcgaaagtcaaaagctattgaatgacaaagtcactactcgcggacctcaattcaaaagtaccaagttcaaatcggatggtcgatggaagcgaaagtcaaaagctattgaatgacaaagtcactgctcgcgaacctcaattcaaaagtaccaagttcaaatcggatggtcgatggatgcgaaagtcaaaagctattgaatgacaaagtcactactcgcggacctcaattcaaaagtactaagttcaaatcgaatggtcgatggatgcgaaagtcaaaagctattgaatgacaaagtcactactcgcggacctcaattcaaaagtaccaagttcaaatcggatggtcgatggatgcgaaagtcaaaagctattgaatgacaaagtcactactcgcggacctcaattcaaaagtaccaagttcaaatcggatggtcgatggatgcgacagTCAAAAgttatggaatgacaaagtcactactcgcggacctcaattcaaaagtaccaatttcgaatcggatggtcgatggatgcgaaagtcaaaagctattgaatgacaaagtcactactcgcggaccacaattcaaaagtaccaagttcaaatcggatggtcgatggatgcgaaagtcaaaagctattgaatgacaaagtcactactcgcggacctcaattcaaaagtaccaagttcaaatcggatggtcgatggatgcgaaagtcaaaagctattgaatgacaaagtcactactcgcggaccacaattcaaaagtaccaagttcaaatcggatggtcgatggatgcaaaagtcaaaagctatggaatgacaaagtcactactcgcggacctcaattcaaaagtaccaagttcaaatcggatggtcgatggatgcgaaagtcaaaagctattgaatgacaaagtcactactcgcggacctcaattcaaaagtaccaagttcaaatcggatggtcgatggatgcgaaagtcaaaagctattgaatgacaaagtcactactcgcggacctcaattcaaaagtacaaagttcaaatcggatggtcgatggatgcgacagTCAAAAgttatggaatgacaaagtcactactcgcggacctcaattcaaaagtaccaatttcgaatcggatggtcgatggatgcgaaagtcaaaagctattgaatgacaaagtcactactcgcggaccacaattcaaaagtaccaagttcaaatcggatggtcgatggatgcgaaagtcaaaagctattgaatgacaaagtcactactcgcggacctcaattcaaaagtaccaagttcaaatcggatggtcgatggatgcgacagTCAAAAgttatggaatgacaaagtcactactcgcggacctcaattcaaaagtaccaagttcaaatcggatggtcgatggatgcgaaagtcaaaagctattgaatgacaaagtcactactcgcggacctcaattcaaaagtacaaagttcaaatcggatggtcgatggatgcgacagTCAAAAgttatggaatgacaaagtcactactcgcggacctcaattcaaaagtaccaatttcgaatcggatggtcgatggatgcgaaagtcaaaagctattgaatgacaaagtcactactcgcggaccacaattcaaaagtacaaagttcaaatcggatggtcgatggatgcgacagTCAAAAgttatggaatgacaaagtcactactcgcggacctcaattcaaaagtacaaagttcaaatcggatggtcgatggatgcgacagTCAAAAgttatggaatgacaaagtcactactcgcggacctcaattcaaaagtaccaagttcaaatcggatggtcgatggaagcgaaagtcaaaagctattgaatgacaaagtcactgctcgcgaacctcaattcaaaagtaccaagttcaaatcggatggtcgatggatgcgaaagtcaaaagctattgaatgacaaagtcactactcgcggacctcaattcaaaagtactaagttcaaatcggatggtcgatggatgcgaaagtcaaaagctattgaatgacaaagtcactactcgcggacctcaattcaaaagtacaaagttcaaatcggatggtcgatggatgcgacagTCAAAAgttatggaatgacaaagtcactactcgcggacctcaattcaaaagtaccaatttcgaatcggatggtcgatggatgcgaaagtcaaaagctattgaatgacaaagtcactactcgcggaccacaattcaaaagtacaaagttcaaatcggatggtcgatggatgcgacagTCAAAAgttatggaatgacaaagtcactactcgcggacctcaattcaaaagtaccaatttcgaatcggatggtcgatggatgcgaaagtcaaaagctattgaatgacaaagtcactactcgcggaccacaattcaaaagtaccaagttcaaatcggatggtcgatggatgcgaaagtcaaaagctattgaatgacaaagtcactactcgcggacctcaattcaaaagtaccaagttcaaatcggatggtcgatggatgcgacagTCAAAAgttatggaatgacaaagtcactactcgcggacctcaattcaaaagtaccaagttcaaatcggatggtcgatggatgcgaaagtcaaaagctattgaatgacaaagtcactactcgcggacctcaattcaaaagtacaaagttcaaatcggatggtcgatggatgcgacagTCAAAAgttatggaatgacaaagtcactactcgcggacctcaattcaaaagtaccaatttcgaatcggatggtcgatggatgcgaaagtcaaaagctattgaatgacaaagtcactactcgcggaccacaattcaaaagtacaaagttcaaatcggatggtcgatggatgcgacagTCAAAAgttatggaatgacaaagtcactactcgcggacctcaattcaaaagtacaaagttcaaatcggatggtcgatggatgcgacagTCAAAAgttatggaatgacaaagtcactactcgcggacctcaattcaaaagtaccaagttcaaatcggatggtcgatggatgcgaaagtcaaaagctattgaatgacaaagtcactactcgcggacctcaattcaaaagtaccaagttcaaatcggatggtcgatggatgcgaaagtcaaaagctattgaatgacaaagtcactactcgcggaccacaattcaaaagtaccaagttcaaatcggatggtcgatggatgcaaaagtcaaaagctatggaatgacaaagtcactactcgcggacctcaattcaaaagtaccaagttcaaatcggatggtcgatggatgcgacagTCAAAAgttatggaatgacaaagtcactactcgcggacctcaattcaaaagtaccaatttcgaatcggatggtcgatggatgcgaaagtcaaaagctattgaatgacaaagtcactactcgcggaccacaattcaaaagtaccaagttcaaatcggatggtcgatggatgcgaaagtcaaaagctattgaatgacaaagtcactactcgcggaccacaattcaaaagtaccaagttcaaatcggatggtcgatggatgcgaaagtcaaaagctattgaatgacaaagtcactactcgcggaccacaattcaaaagtaccaagttcaaatcggatggtcgatggatgcgaaagtcaaaagctattgaatgacaaagtcactgctcgcgaacctcaattcaaaagtaccaagttcaaatcggatggtcgatggatgcgaaagtcaaaagctattgaatgacaaagtcactactcgcggaccacaattcaaaagtaccaagttcaaatcggatggtcgatggatgcgaaagtcaaaagctattgaatgacaaagtcactactcgcggacctcaattcaaaagta
The Anopheles moucheti unplaced genomic scaffold, idAnoMoucSN_F20_07 U1, whole genome shotgun sequence genome window above contains:
- the LOC128309250 gene encoding uncharacterized protein LOC128309250 — its product is MDKKKKAAQLKKRIAEEHIKALEKFESSFTESVTNEVSDALECLERYKDDYFGAITQLMELDDSSHLLRNCPAFLTNDTQQRRDIVKSKGLCWNCLSGSHQVKGSSQPKITMAAQSEDEMVFLETAIVYILDDYGRQHEARALLDSGSMSNFVSEALARKLMTTRTKVNVSVSGIGKAIQHVRGSITATVRSKTQHFATQLELLVLETPSSDIPTSPIDVSSWDMTNVTLADPTYHIPGRIDVVIGGDAFWELHTGHKRSLGPGRPWLVETHFGWAVAGNTSQSSHTSRICHIVTTEQTLEAIMTRFWENETIPDDPVYSVEEDSCEKHYVSTTTRNASGRYVVCLPINPIPSIVLGSSREIAKRRFLAVERRLEANPQMKGPYSAFMKEYEKLGHMKKMPNPVDDDCPHYYLPHHAVFKEKSTSTKVRVVFDASCKTSTGVSLNDKLLVGPVIQQDLFTIMLRFRSHAIAITADVEKMYRQILHDSRDRNFLRILYRENPNDPIDTYELQTVTYGTASAPFLATRTLRQIAQDHQDEYPRAANSKIYQMPSRFKGKSPQCYVRRDSC